From Nguyenibacter vanlangensis, one genomic window encodes:
- a CDS encoding DMT family transporter: MRIQDEKLARWSGRILMLGSAVSFSTIGIFTEIVKLPLSDVLFVRGIFGAAAIWVVARLLTKERVTDRKSYTWPSLLVATLFTVGMVSLVAGYRIGAVANVAVVYATTPIIVAIFLKVFLREEQSTSLWYSGIGVAIGVAIMMWRDKNSSNYIAMLLAFLMSICVAGVIVIARNYKATPMLVASMIACLLSSVIAFPFMASIPNDLSSIATCALFGTVTLGLGRVFLIIGARRIPPGEAALIDVLDAPMTPVWSWLILGMRPTDQAIVGGSIVVICVMLGIAFAQGARALSDGDLANSD; encoded by the coding sequence ATGCGAATTCAAGACGAGAAATTGGCGAGGTGGTCGGGTCGAATCCTGATGTTGGGGTCGGCGGTTTCCTTTAGTACAATCGGTATTTTCACCGAGATAGTGAAGCTTCCTCTATCGGACGTTTTGTTTGTTCGCGGTATTTTCGGCGCGGCCGCGATATGGGTTGTTGCTCGCCTTTTAACTAAAGAGCGAGTCACCGACAGAAAAAGTTATACCTGGCCGTCGCTTTTGGTCGCTACGTTATTCACTGTCGGGATGGTCAGTCTTGTAGCTGGCTACAGAATTGGGGCCGTAGCCAACGTTGCGGTGGTTTATGCCACGACTCCAATCATTGTTGCCATATTCTTAAAGGTATTTTTGCGTGAAGAACAGTCGACATCGCTATGGTACTCCGGTATAGGCGTGGCAATCGGTGTAGCCATCATGATGTGGCGGGATAAAAATTCGTCCAATTATATTGCTATGCTTCTCGCATTTTTGATGTCTATTTGCGTTGCGGGAGTAATTGTGATAGCCAGAAATTACAAGGCAACACCGATGTTGGTCGCCTCTATGATTGCGTGCTTGCTAAGTAGCGTTATTGCATTCCCATTTATGGCTTCAATTCCGAATGATCTCTCATCAATTGCTACATGTGCGCTATTCGGCACAGTGACACTTGGATTGGGACGCGTCTTTCTTATTATCGGAGCCCGCCGAATTCCACCGGGGGAGGCGGCATTAATAGATGTCTTAGATGCACCGATGACGCCTGTTTGGTCCTGGTTAATACTAGGGATGCGGCCGACCGATCAAGCGATTGTCGGTGGTAGTATTGTCGTAATTTGCGTCATGTTGGGAATTGCATTTGCACAGGGCGCACGAGCTTTGAGTGATGGGGATTTGGCTAATAGCGATTAG